The proteins below come from a single Mycobacterium parmense genomic window:
- the glpX gene encoding class II fructose-bisphosphatase — protein sequence MTGKGDRPAGPGSSPTDVAGRNPAQVRPRGEAPDRNLALELVRVTEAGAMAAGRWVGRGDKEGGDGAAVDAMRELVNSVSMRGVVVIGEGEKDNAPMLYNGEEVGNGDGPDCDFAVDPIDGTTLMSKGMPNAISVLAVAERGAMFDPSAVYYMNKIAVGPEAADVLDITAPIAENIRAVAKVKHLSVRDMTVCILDRPRHAQLIEDARATGARIRLITDGDVAGAISACRYLSGTDMLAGIGGTPEGIIAAAAIRCMGGAIQAQLAPKDDAERQKAIDAGYDLDRVLTTEDLVSGENVFFCATGVTNGDLLKGVQYYPGGCTTQSIVMRSKSGTVRMIEAYHRLSKLNEYSAIDFTGDSTAAYPLP from the coding sequence ATGACAGGTAAGGGCGACCGCCCCGCTGGACCCGGCTCGTCGCCGACCGACGTCGCGGGCCGCAACCCGGCGCAGGTACGGCCGCGCGGCGAAGCACCCGACCGCAACCTGGCCCTGGAGCTGGTGCGCGTCACCGAGGCGGGCGCCATGGCCGCCGGCCGCTGGGTCGGCCGGGGCGACAAGGAAGGCGGGGACGGGGCGGCCGTCGACGCCATGCGCGAGCTGGTGAACTCGGTGTCGATGCGCGGCGTCGTCGTCATCGGCGAGGGCGAGAAGGACAACGCGCCCATGCTCTACAACGGCGAAGAAGTCGGCAACGGCGACGGCCCCGACTGCGACTTCGCCGTCGACCCCATCGACGGCACCACGCTGATGAGCAAGGGCATGCCGAACGCCATCTCGGTACTGGCGGTGGCCGAGCGCGGGGCGATGTTCGACCCGTCGGCCGTGTACTACATGAACAAGATCGCCGTCGGCCCGGAGGCCGCGGACGTGCTCGACATCACGGCCCCGATCGCCGAGAACATCCGGGCGGTCGCCAAGGTGAAGCATCTGTCGGTGCGGGACATGACCGTGTGCATCCTCGACCGGCCCCGGCACGCCCAGCTCATCGAGGACGCCCGGGCCACCGGGGCCCGCATCCGGCTGATCACCGACGGCGACGTCGCCGGCGCCATCTCGGCGTGCCGGTACCTGTCGGGAACCGACATGCTGGCCGGGATCGGGGGCACCCCGGAGGGCATCATCGCCGCCGCGGCGATCCGCTGCATGGGCGGCGCCATCCAGGCGCAACTGGCCCCGAAGGACGACGCGGAACGCCAGAAGGCGATCGACGCCGGCTATGACCTCGACCGGGTGCTGACCACCGAGGACCTGGTGTCGGGAGAGAACGTCTTCTTCTGCGCCACCGGCGTCACCAACGGCGACCTGCTCAAGGGCGTCCAGTACTACCCCGGCGGCTGCACCACGCAGTCGATCGTCATGCGCTCCAAGTCGGGCACCGTCCGCATGATCGAGGCCTACCACCGGCTCTCCAAGCTCAACGAATACTCCGCGATCGACTTCACCGGCGACAGCACCGCCGCCTATCCCCTGCCCTGA
- a CDS encoding DUF4245 domain-containing protein has protein sequence MTEDPPPDSEPNGNVAGPAPAAEPVPGPVARPAKPRLLQDGRDMFWSLMPLVLGCILLAGLVGMCSFLPGRNKGPVPSYDAAAALRADAATLGFPIRLPRLPDGWQANSGGRGGIPNGRTDPATGQRLNAAVSTVGYISPSGMYLRLTQSNADEDKLVGSIHPAAYPAGTVEVAGISWIVYRGSGQSGADAEPLWTTRLTGPTGAAQIAVNGAGSPDEFRTLASATQSQPPLPSR, from the coding sequence GTGACCGAAGACCCGCCGCCCGACAGCGAGCCGAATGGCAACGTCGCCGGGCCCGCTCCGGCGGCCGAACCCGTGCCCGGGCCGGTCGCCAGGCCGGCGAAGCCGCGATTGCTGCAGGACGGTCGCGACATGTTCTGGTCGCTCATGCCGTTGGTGCTCGGATGCATCCTGCTGGCCGGCCTGGTGGGGATGTGTTCCTTCCTGCCGGGCCGGAACAAGGGCCCGGTCCCGTCCTACGACGCGGCGGCGGCACTGCGGGCCGACGCCGCGACGCTGGGGTTCCCCATCCGCCTGCCGCGGCTGCCCGACGGCTGGCAGGCCAACTCCGGCGGTCGCGGGGGGATCCCGAACGGGCGCACCGATCCCGCGACCGGTCAGCGGCTCAATGCGGCCGTCTCCACCGTGGGCTACATCAGCCCCTCGGGGATGTACCTGCGCCTGACCCAGAGCAACGCCGACGAGGACAAGCTGGTCGGCTCCATCCACCCCGCGGCCTATCCGGCCGGCACGGTCGAGGTCGCCGGTATCAGCTGGATCGTCTACCGCGGCTCCGGGCAGAGCGGCGCGGACGCCGAACCGTTGTGGACCACCAGGCTCACCGGACCGACCGGGGCCGCGCAGATCGCGGTCAACGGTGCCGGAAGTCCCGACGAGTTTCGTACGCTGGCATCGGCGACGCAGTCGCAGCCGCCGCTGCCGAGCCGGTAG
- a CDS encoding dienelactone hydrolase family protein, translated as MTAPEAVLSGWSVAPFTGGGYTHDVYRRGDGPGVVLIPEIPGIHPGVVVLANHLVDNGFTVAMPSLFGQPGRPKSLGHILSSLTRACVAREFAALATNKERPVSHFLRALARDLNASTPGRGVGVIGQCFTGGFALAAAVDDSVLAPVLSQPSVPFPLTGAQRRDTGMSPPEMKTVADRCANEGLCAIGLRFSEDKMSPRERFAALKQRLGDAFEVIEIDSGPGNQGGFGKMAHSVLTDEVREVDGQPAYEARKRVVEFLAQRLN; from the coding sequence ATGACCGCACCCGAAGCAGTCCTGTCCGGATGGTCGGTGGCGCCGTTCACCGGCGGTGGCTACACCCACGACGTCTACCGCCGGGGCGACGGCCCCGGTGTGGTGCTCATCCCGGAGATTCCGGGGATCCATCCAGGGGTCGTGGTCCTGGCCAATCACCTGGTGGACAACGGCTTCACCGTCGCCATGCCGTCGCTGTTCGGTCAGCCCGGCAGGCCGAAGTCGCTCGGCCACATCCTGTCCAGTCTCACGCGTGCCTGTGTGGCAAGGGAATTCGCGGCCCTGGCGACCAACAAGGAGCGGCCGGTGTCGCACTTTCTGCGCGCGCTGGCCCGCGACCTCAACGCGTCCACCCCCGGCAGGGGCGTCGGCGTCATCGGGCAGTGCTTCACCGGCGGTTTCGCGTTGGCCGCTGCGGTCGACGACAGCGTGCTCGCGCCGGTGCTCAGCCAGCCGTCCGTGCCGTTCCCGCTGACCGGCGCCCAGCGGCGCGACACCGGCATGAGCCCACCCGAGATGAAGACCGTCGCCGATCGGTGCGCCAACGAGGGCCTGTGCGCCATAGGCTTGCGTTTCAGCGAGGACAAGATGTCACCGCGCGAACGATTCGCCGCCCTCAAACAGCGGCTCGGCGACGCCTTCGAAGTGATCGAGATCGACTCGGGCCCCGGCAATCAGGGCGGCTTCGGGAAGATGGCGCATTCCGTGCTCACCGACGAGGTCCGCGAAGTCGACGGGCAGCCGGCCTACGAGGCCCGCAAGCGGGTGGTCGAGTTTCTGGCCCAGCGGCTGAATTAG
- a CDS encoding carboxylesterase/lipase family protein, with protein sequence MAIDNLVVETTYGPVRGALVGPSAGPPAGDVKAWKGVRYGAPPVGELRFRRPEPPRRWTDVADATDFGPVCPQPAFPNMPLDLGAPQGDDCLRLNVWAPADARPGDAKPVMVWLHGGAYVLGSSSQALYDGRRLAGSGDVIVVTVNYRVGALGFVDLSSFGRRFDSNVGLRDVLAALGWVADNIAAFGGDPRRVTLFGESAGAGIVTTLLACPAAEGLFAGAIAQSSPATSVYDRVRARRVADALLDKLGLAPSEADKLCELPMAAILSVSQQVFDEVPVNFPGRLAFVPIVDGDLLDDYPVRLAQAGRSLPVPLIVGTNRNEAALFRLMRSPLMPITPSAITSMFDEIAAEQPDLQLPTEEEIGSAYSRLRRRARSLSIATDVGFRMPSVWLAEGHARVAPVYLYRFDYATPLLKLLMVRAAHATELPYVWGTLGAPKDPTLKLGGTRAALAVSKRVRTRWVNFARRAEPAGPAGEPHWAPYQRPERACLIIDRRDTVAHDVDADIRAAWGSEMVSFR encoded by the coding sequence ATGGCGATCGACAACCTCGTGGTCGAAACGACCTACGGCCCGGTCCGCGGCGCCCTCGTCGGCCCCTCGGCGGGCCCCCCGGCGGGAGATGTCAAGGCGTGGAAAGGCGTCCGCTACGGCGCGCCACCGGTCGGCGAGCTGCGTTTCCGCCGCCCGGAGCCGCCCCGGCGGTGGACCGATGTCGCCGACGCCACCGATTTCGGGCCCGTCTGCCCGCAGCCGGCCTTCCCGAACATGCCGCTCGACCTGGGGGCGCCGCAGGGCGACGATTGCCTGAGGCTCAACGTCTGGGCCCCCGCCGACGCCCGGCCGGGCGACGCGAAACCCGTGATGGTCTGGCTGCATGGCGGCGCCTACGTCCTGGGGTCGAGCAGCCAGGCTCTCTACGACGGGCGTCGGCTGGCGGGCAGCGGCGACGTCATCGTGGTGACCGTCAACTACCGGGTGGGCGCGCTGGGCTTCGTCGACCTGTCGTCGTTCGGGCGGCGTTTCGACTCGAACGTCGGGCTGCGCGACGTGCTGGCGGCGCTGGGGTGGGTGGCCGACAACATCGCGGCGTTCGGCGGTGACCCGCGCCGGGTCACGCTGTTCGGTGAATCGGCCGGCGCGGGAATCGTCACCACCCTGCTCGCCTGCCCGGCGGCCGAGGGCCTGTTTGCGGGCGCCATCGCCCAGAGCTCGCCCGCCACGTCGGTATACGACCGTGTCAGGGCCCGGCGGGTCGCCGACGCCCTGCTCGACAAGCTGGGGCTGGCCCCGTCCGAGGCCGACAAGCTGTGCGAATTACCCATGGCGGCAATCCTTTCGGTGTCCCAGCAGGTGTTCGACGAGGTGCCGGTGAACTTTCCGGGCAGGCTGGCCTTCGTCCCGATCGTCGACGGCGACCTGCTCGACGACTACCCGGTCAGGCTGGCGCAGGCCGGGCGCTCACTGCCGGTCCCGCTGATCGTCGGCACCAACCGCAACGAGGCGGCGCTGTTCCGGTTGATGCGCTCGCCGCTGATGCCCATCACTCCGAGCGCGATCACGTCGATGTTCGACGAGATCGCCGCCGAGCAGCCCGACCTGCAACTGCCCACCGAAGAGGAGATCGGGTCGGCATACTCCCGATTGCGGCGCAGGGCAAGGAGTTTGAGCATCGCAACCGACGTGGGGTTCCGGATGCCCTCGGTGTGGCTGGCCGAGGGGCACGCCCGGGTGGCTCCGGTCTACCTGTACCGGTTCGACTATGCGACCCCGTTGCTCAAACTGCTGATGGTGCGCGCCGCGCACGCCACCGAATTGCCCTACGTGTGGGGCACTCTCGGGGCGCCCAAGGACCCGACGCTGAAGCTCGGCGGCACCAGGGCCGCCCTGGCCGTCTCCAAGCGGGTGCGCACGAGGTGGGTCAACTTCGCGAGGCGGGCCGAGCCGGCGGGACCGGCCGGCGAGCCACACTGGGCGCCGTATCAGCGGCCCGAGCGCGCGTGCCTGATCATCGACCGGCGCGACACGGTCGCGCACGACGTGGACGCCGACATCCGGGCCGCCTGGGGCAGCGAGATGGTGAGCTTCCGGTGA
- a CDS encoding 3-beta-hydroxysteroid dehydrogenase, translating into MADAELTTELGRVLVTGGSGFVGANLVTTLLDRGYQVRSFDRAPSPLAQHPQLEVLQGDITDKATCAAAVDGIDTIFHTAALIELMGGASVTDAYRQRSFAVNVGGTENLVHAGQSAGVKRFVYTSSNSVVMGGQNIASGDETLPYTTRFNDLYTETKVVAERFVLAQNGIGGMLTCAIRPSGIWGRGDQTMFRKLFESVIAGHVKVLIGRKSARLDNSYVHNLIHGFILAAGHLVAGGTAPGQAYFVNDDDPINMFEFARPVVEACGVRWPRLRVNGPMVRAAMTGWQRMHFRFGIPAPLLEPLAIERLYLDNYFSIAKATRDLGYRPLFTTEQAMSECLPYYVDMFGRMKARAAEAKATSSVSAMR; encoded by the coding sequence ATGGCTGATGCAGAGCTGACGACCGAACTCGGCCGCGTCCTGGTCACCGGTGGCTCGGGGTTCGTGGGCGCCAACCTGGTGACGACTCTGCTCGACCGCGGATACCAGGTGCGTTCCTTCGACCGCGCCCCCTCCCCGCTTGCGCAACACCCGCAGCTGGAGGTGCTGCAGGGCGACATCACCGACAAAGCGACCTGCGCGGCGGCGGTCGACGGCATCGACACCATCTTTCACACCGCGGCCCTCATCGAACTGATGGGCGGCGCGTCGGTGACCGACGCGTACCGGCAACGCAGCTTCGCGGTCAACGTCGGCGGCACCGAGAACCTGGTGCACGCCGGGCAGTCGGCCGGGGTGAAGCGGTTCGTCTACACGTCCTCCAACAGCGTGGTGATGGGCGGCCAGAACATCGCGAGCGGCGACGAGACGCTGCCCTACACCACCCGTTTCAACGATCTCTACACCGAGACGAAGGTGGTCGCCGAGCGATTCGTGCTGGCGCAGAACGGGATCGGTGGCATGCTCACGTGTGCGATCCGGCCCAGCGGCATCTGGGGCCGTGGCGACCAGACGATGTTTCGCAAGTTGTTCGAAAGCGTGATCGCCGGCCACGTCAAGGTGCTGATCGGCCGCAAATCGGCGCGGCTGGACAACTCCTACGTGCACAACCTGATTCACGGCTTCATTTTGGCCGCCGGGCACCTGGTCGCCGGAGGCACCGCGCCGGGCCAGGCGTACTTCGTCAACGACGACGACCCGATCAACATGTTCGAGTTCGCCCGGCCCGTGGTGGAGGCCTGCGGTGTGCGCTGGCCGCGGCTCCGGGTCAACGGGCCCATGGTGCGGGCCGCGATGACCGGATGGCAGCGAATGCATTTCCGATTCGGCATCCCGGCGCCACTGCTGGAGCCGTTGGCCATCGAGCGGCTCTACCTGGACAACTACTTCTCGATCGCGAAGGCGACCCGCGACCTCGGCTACCGGCCCCTGTTCACCACCGAGCAGGCGATGTCGGAATGTTTGCCGTACTACGTGGACATGTTCGGCCGGATGAAAGCCCGAGCGGCGGAGGCCAAAGCCACGTCCTCCGTCAGCGCGATGCGGTAG
- a CDS encoding exodeoxyribonuclease VII small subunit codes for MAPEDGITPISQLGYEACRDELVEVVQQLERGGLDLDTSLRLWERGEELAKRCEEHLAGARRRIEDALGSDRSDDA; via the coding sequence ATGGCGCCTGAGGACGGCATTACACCTATTAGTCAGCTGGGCTACGAGGCCTGCCGCGACGAACTGGTCGAGGTGGTGCAGCAGCTCGAGCGTGGCGGCCTGGACCTCGACACGTCGCTGCGGCTCTGGGAGAGGGGCGAAGAGCTGGCCAAAAGGTGTGAAGAACACCTGGCCGGAGCCCGCAGGCGAATCGAGGATGCGCTGGGGTCGGACCGGTCCGACGACGCCTGA
- the xseA gene encoding exodeoxyribonuclease VII large subunit: MTQAANTESNSPENPFPVRAVAIRVAGWIDRLGTVWVEGQLAQISMRPNTKTVFMVLRDPAADMSLTVTCPRDLVLNAPVRLAEGTQVVVCGKPSFYTGRGTFSLRLSEIRAVGIGELLARIDRLRRLLDAEGLFDPRLKRPIPFLPNTIGLITGRASAAEHDVTTVAAARWPAVRFAVRNTAVQGPNAVAQIVAALSELDGRAEVDVIVLARGGGSVEDLLPFSDETLCRAIAACRTPVISAVGHEPDNPLCDLVADLRAATPTDAAKKVVPDTAAEQRLIDDLRRRSAQALRNWVSREQRALAQLRSRPALAEPLAALTARADEIHRARSAVRRDIARMVGAETERVGHLRARLATLGPAATLARGYAVVQTMPDTTAPAVLRSVKDAPPATRLRVRVADGAIAAVSEGPADGA; this comes from the coding sequence GTGACTCAGGCCGCGAACACGGAATCGAACTCCCCCGAGAATCCCTTTCCGGTCCGGGCGGTGGCCATCAGGGTCGCGGGGTGGATCGACCGGCTGGGCACGGTGTGGGTCGAGGGGCAACTGGCGCAGATCAGCATGCGGCCCAACACCAAGACCGTCTTCATGGTGCTGCGAGACCCGGCCGCCGACATGTCGCTGACCGTGACCTGCCCGCGTGACCTGGTGCTCAACGCGCCGGTGCGGCTGGCCGAGGGCACTCAGGTGGTGGTCTGCGGCAAGCCGTCGTTCTACACCGGCCGGGGCACTTTCTCGTTGCGGCTCAGCGAGATTCGCGCAGTCGGCATCGGCGAGCTGCTGGCGCGCATCGACCGCCTGCGGCGGCTGCTGGATGCCGAAGGCCTCTTCGACCCGCGGCTCAAGCGGCCGATCCCGTTCCTGCCCAACACGATCGGATTGATCACGGGCAGGGCGAGCGCCGCCGAGCACGACGTGACGACCGTGGCCGCCGCTCGGTGGCCCGCCGTGCGTTTCGCCGTCCGCAATACCGCCGTGCAGGGGCCCAACGCGGTGGCGCAGATCGTCGCGGCGCTGTCCGAACTCGACGGCCGCGCCGAGGTCGACGTGATCGTGCTGGCCCGCGGCGGCGGGAGCGTCGAGGATCTGCTGCCGTTCTCCGACGAGACGCTCTGCCGGGCCATCGCCGCCTGTCGCACCCCGGTGATCAGCGCGGTCGGCCACGAGCCGGACAACCCGCTGTGCGACCTGGTCGCCGACCTGCGCGCCGCAACCCCCACCGACGCCGCCAAGAAGGTGGTCCCCGACACCGCCGCCGAGCAGCGCCTGATCGACGACCTGCGCCGGCGCAGCGCTCAGGCCCTGCGCAACTGGGTGTCGCGCGAGCAACGTGCGCTGGCCCAGCTGCGCAGCCGCCCCGCGCTGGCCGAGCCGCTCGCCGCCCTGACGGCGCGCGCCGACGAGATCCACCGCGCGCGCTCGGCGGTGCGCCGCGACATCGCGCGGATGGTCGGCGCCGAGACCGAACGCGTCGGGCACCTGCGCGCGCGGCTGGCGACCCTGGGCCCGGCGGCCACCCTGGCCCGCGGCTACGCGGTGGTGCAGACGATGCCCGACACCACAGCCCCGGCGGTGCTGCGGTCGGTCAAGGACGCGCCGCCGGCCACCCGGCTGCGGGTGCGGGTCGCCGACGGCGCCATCGCGGCGGTCAGCGAGGGACCGGCCGATGGCGCCTGA
- a CDS encoding lipid droplet-associated protein, producing MGSAPYGVRLLVGAATVAVEETMRLPKTIIMYPMTLASTAAHIVMRFQQNLAELVNKGDNTLETIFPPKDEKPEWATFDEDLPDAAGIRDDGSRAAAPDDERRTEGRFALYSLADAAADAAPLKGGRNSVEASSVPQPEVVAELDYPTLTLAQLRARLQSLGVEELEALLAYEQATKARAPFQTLLANRITRANAK from the coding sequence ATGGGTTCTGCACCGTATGGGGTCCGGCTGCTGGTCGGCGCGGCGACGGTTGCCGTCGAGGAGACGATGAGGCTGCCGAAAACCATCATCATGTACCCGATGACGCTGGCCAGCACGGCGGCGCACATCGTGATGCGGTTCCAGCAGAACCTCGCCGAGCTGGTGAACAAGGGCGACAACACCCTCGAGACGATCTTCCCGCCCAAGGACGAGAAACCCGAGTGGGCGACGTTCGACGAGGACCTCCCCGACGCCGCGGGCATCCGGGACGACGGGAGCCGTGCCGCGGCCCCCGACGACGAGCGCAGGACCGAGGGTCGGTTCGCCCTGTACTCACTGGCCGACGCCGCGGCCGACGCGGCGCCCCTCAAGGGCGGGCGCAACTCGGTGGAGGCGTCGTCGGTCCCGCAGCCGGAGGTCGTCGCCGAACTGGACTATCCGACGCTGACACTGGCCCAGCTGCGGGCGCGGCTGCAGTCGCTGGGGGTCGAGGAGCTCGAGGCCCTGCTCGCCTATGAGCAGGCCACCAAGGCCCGCGCACCGTTCCAGACGCTGCTCGCCAACAGGATCACGCGCGCGAACGCCAAGTGA
- a CDS encoding 4-hydroxy-3-methylbut-2-enyl diphosphate reductase has product MAPTVDMGIPGASRSVAVDPARKRVLLAEPRGYCAGVDRAVETVERALEKHGAPVYVRHEIVHNRHVVDTLVKAGAVFVEETDEVPEGAIVVFSAHGVAPTVHASAAERNLHTIDATCPLVTKVHNEARRFARDDYDILLIGHEGHEEVVGTAGEAPDHVQLVDGVAGVEGVTVRDENKVVWLSQTTLSVDETMEIVERLRRRFPKLQDPPSDDICYATQNRQVAVKAMAPECELVIVVGSSNSSNSVRLVEVALGAGAAAAHRVDWADDIDPAWLEGVTTVGVTSGASVPEVLVRGVLERLAELGFGVVQPVTTAQETLVFALPREIRSLL; this is encoded by the coding sequence ATGGCACCGACTGTCGACATGGGGATTCCCGGCGCCTCGAGATCGGTGGCCGTCGACCCTGCCCGCAAGAGGGTGCTCCTGGCGGAGCCCCGCGGCTATTGCGCGGGCGTGGACCGGGCGGTCGAGACGGTCGAACGTGCCCTGGAGAAGCACGGCGCGCCCGTCTACGTCCGCCACGAGATCGTGCACAACCGGCATGTGGTGGACACGCTGGTCAAGGCGGGCGCGGTGTTCGTCGAGGAGACCGACGAGGTGCCCGAGGGGGCCATCGTGGTGTTCTCCGCGCACGGGGTCGCGCCGACGGTGCACGCCTCGGCCGCCGAACGTAACCTGCACACCATCGACGCCACCTGTCCGCTGGTCACCAAGGTGCACAACGAGGCCCGGCGGTTCGCCAGGGACGACTACGACATCCTGCTGATCGGCCACGAGGGGCACGAGGAGGTCGTCGGCACTGCCGGCGAGGCGCCCGACCACGTGCAGCTGGTCGACGGCGTCGCCGGCGTGGAGGGCGTGACGGTGCGCGACGAGAACAAGGTGGTCTGGCTGTCCCAGACCACGCTGTCGGTCGACGAGACCATGGAGATCGTCGAGCGGCTGCGCCGGCGGTTCCCGAAGCTGCAGGACCCGCCCAGCGACGACATCTGCTACGCCACCCAGAACCGGCAGGTCGCGGTCAAGGCCATGGCGCCCGAGTGTGAGCTGGTGATCGTCGTCGGGTCGAGCAACTCGTCGAACTCCGTACGCCTGGTCGAGGTCGCGCTCGGCGCCGGCGCCGCGGCCGCGCACCGGGTCGACTGGGCCGACGACATCGACCCGGCCTGGCTCGAAGGCGTGACCACCGTGGGCGTCACTTCGGGCGCGTCTGTCCCCGAGGTGCTGGTCCGGGGGGTGCTGGAGCGGCTCGCCGAGTTGGGCTTCGGCGTGGTCCAACCGGTCACGACGGCCCAGGAGACCCTGGTGTTCGCGCTGCCGCGGGAGATTCGGTCACTGCTGTGA
- a CDS encoding DUF6542 domain-containing protein, which produces MSAQRARSAVEPSHRSVYPNLPGVPWWAALLTAVSATALGYAIDAGSGHKELTHIFAGFYIAGCLAAVLAVRQDGVFTAIIQPPLILFCAVPGAYYLFHGGNIGKLKDLLINCGYPLIERFPLMLGTAGGVLLIGLIRWYFGMSQRTVNTDEAPDGTATPTAGGATSLIGSAAAKLQSFLRSGNGGNDPEHDTTRDGRRRRPAGASARSRTARSSRSTARSGRVDSGRSRRPLDGEAAADRPRRSTRRRPQDERYDAAEPSRRSPRRPRPDADPDGRRDPRRERREPRTRRSPYERPTERPTPRSGRFDGYDMYEPPRAPDHFGRYERFEDRYEPAHDQGRRSATTSGAGSTHHPISQVRYRGGAAADDARSEPNGEGRPRTSPSPRAKSWEYDG; this is translated from the coding sequence GTGTCAGCACAGCGGGCGAGGTCCGCGGTGGAACCCAGTCACCGCTCGGTCTATCCCAATCTCCCAGGTGTGCCGTGGTGGGCTGCCCTGCTCACCGCGGTGTCGGCCACTGCCCTCGGCTACGCGATCGACGCCGGATCCGGCCACAAAGAGCTGACCCACATCTTCGCCGGCTTCTACATCGCCGGGTGTTTGGCGGCCGTGCTGGCGGTACGGCAAGACGGTGTCTTCACCGCGATCATCCAGCCCCCGCTGATCCTGTTCTGCGCGGTCCCGGGCGCCTATTACCTGTTTCACGGCGGCAACATCGGCAAACTGAAGGACCTGCTGATCAACTGCGGCTATCCGCTGATCGAGCGCTTCCCGCTCATGCTGGGCACTGCGGGCGGTGTCCTGTTGATCGGCCTGATCCGGTGGTACTTCGGGATGTCCCAGCGGACGGTCAACACCGACGAAGCCCCGGACGGCACGGCCACCCCGACCGCCGGCGGCGCCACGTCCCTCATCGGCTCCGCCGCCGCCAAACTGCAGTCGTTCCTGCGGTCCGGCAACGGCGGGAACGACCCGGAACACGACACGACGCGCGACGGGCGGCGCCGGCGCCCGGCGGGCGCTTCCGCGCGGTCCCGTACGGCACGCAGCAGCAGGTCCACCGCACGATCCGGCCGGGTGGACTCCGGCCGTTCGCGGCGGCCCCTCGACGGCGAGGCGGCAGCCGACCGTCCGCGACGCTCGACGCGCAGGCGGCCGCAAGACGAGCGCTACGACGCGGCCGAACCGAGCCGGCGGTCGCCGCGGCGCCCCAGACCCGACGCCGACCCGGACGGCCGCCGCGACCCCCGCCGGGAACGTCGCGAACCGCGGACCCGGCGCAGCCCCTACGAGCGGCCGACCGAGCGACCCACGCCGCGCAGCGGCCGTTTCGACGGTTATGACATGTACGAGCCGCCCCGGGCGCCCGATCACTTCGGGCGCTATGAACGTTTCGAAGACCGCTACGAGCCCGCTCACGACCAAGGGCGCCGCAGCGCCACCACCAGCGGCGCCGGATCGACGCACCACCCCATCTCCCAGGTCCGCTACCGCGGGGGCGCCGCGGCCGACGACGCCCGGTCCGAGCCGAACGGCGAGGGCCGGCCGCGGACATCGCCCAGCCCACGGGCAAAATCCTGGGAGTACGACGGCTGA
- the ychF gene encoding redox-regulated ATPase YchF has product MSLSLAIVGLPNVGKSTLFNALTRNNVVAANYPFATIEPNEGVVALPDPRLDKLAEMFGSERVVAAPVTFVDIAGLVKGASEGAGLGNKFLANIRECDAICQVVRVFSDDDVTHVSGEVDPKSDIEVVETELILADMQTLERALPRLEKEARTNKDRRPVHDAALAAQQVLDGGTTLFAAGADVSLLRELNLLTTKPFLYVFNADEAVLTDADRVAELRRLVAPADAVFLDAAIESELAELDDESAAELLESIGQTERGLDALARAGFHTLKLQTYLTAGPKEARAWTIHQGDTAPKAAGVIHSDFEKRFIKAEIVSYDDLVEAGSMAAAKAAGKVRMEGKDYVMADGDVVEFRHG; this is encoded by the coding sequence GTGAGCCTGAGCCTTGCAATAGTGGGTCTGCCCAACGTCGGCAAGTCGACCTTGTTCAACGCGCTGACCCGGAACAACGTCGTGGCGGCCAACTACCCGTTCGCGACGATCGAGCCGAACGAGGGCGTCGTTGCGCTGCCCGATCCGCGACTGGACAAGCTGGCCGAGATGTTCGGATCCGAGCGCGTCGTCGCGGCGCCGGTCACGTTCGTCGACATTGCCGGCTTGGTCAAGGGCGCGTCCGAGGGGGCCGGTCTGGGGAACAAATTCCTGGCGAACATCCGCGAATGTGACGCCATATGCCAGGTGGTGCGCGTGTTCTCCGACGACGACGTGACCCACGTGTCCGGGGAGGTGGACCCGAAATCCGACATCGAGGTGGTCGAGACGGAACTGATCCTCGCCGACATGCAGACCCTCGAGCGCGCCCTGCCGAGGCTGGAGAAGGAGGCCCGGACCAACAAGGACCGCAGGCCGGTCCACGACGCGGCGCTGGCCGCCCAGCAGGTGCTGGACGGCGGCACCACGCTTTTCGCCGCGGGGGCCGACGTCTCGCTGCTGCGCGAGCTGAACCTGCTGACCACCAAGCCGTTCCTCTACGTCTTCAACGCCGACGAGGCGGTGTTGACCGACGCCGACCGGGTCGCCGAGCTGCGCCGGCTGGTTGCGCCCGCGGATGCGGTATTCCTCGACGCGGCAATCGAATCCGAGCTCGCCGAACTCGACGACGAGTCAGCCGCCGAGCTGCTCGAGTCGATCGGGCAGACCGAGCGGGGGCTCGACGCCTTGGCGCGGGCCGGTTTTCACACGCTCAAGCTGCAGACGTATCTGACGGCCGGTCCCAAGGAGGCGCGGGCGTGGACCATCCACCAGGGCGACACCGCGCCCAAGGCCGCCGGGGTGATCCACTCCGACTTCGAGAAACGCTTCATCAAGGCCGAGATCGTCTCCTACGACGACCTTGTCGAGGCGGGCTCGATGGCGGCGGCCAAGGCCGCCGGCAAGGTCCGGATGGAGGGCAAGGACTACGTGATGGCCGACGGCGACGTGGTCGAATTCCGACACGGATGA